The following coding sequences are from one Bos taurus isolate L1 Dominette 01449 registration number 42190680 breed Hereford chromosome 26, ARS-UCD2.0, whole genome shotgun sequence window:
- the SMNDC1 gene encoding survival of motor neuron-related-splicing factor 30 (The RefSeq protein has 1 substitution compared to this genomic sequence): MPEDLAKQLASYKAQLQQVEAALSGNGENEDLLKLKKDLQEVIELTKDLLSTQPSETLASSDNFASTQPTHSWKVGDKCMAIWSEDGQCYEAEIEEIDEENGTAAITFAGYGNAEVTPLLNLKPVEEGRKAKEDSGNKPMSKKEMIAQQREYKKKKALKKAQRIKELEQEREDQKVKWQQFNNRAYSKNKKGQVKRSIFASPESVTGKVGVGTCGIADKPMTQYQDTSKYNVRHLMPQ, translated from the exons ATGTCAGAGGATCTAGCAAAGCAGCTGGCAAGCTACAAAGCTCAACTCCAGCAAGTTGAGGCTGCGCTGTctggaaatggagaaaatgaagatttactaaaattaaagaaagatttACAA gaGGTTATTGAACTAACCAAAGACCTTCTGTCAACTCAGCCTTCTGAAACTCTGGCAAGTTCAGACAACTTTGCTTCTACTCAGCCCACTCATTCATGGAAAGTAGGAGACAAGTGTATGGCAATCTGGAGTGAAGATGGACA GTGTTATGAAGCGGAGATTGAGGAGATAGATGAGGAAAACGGCACCGCTGCAATCACTTTTGCTGGCTATGGCAATGCTGAAGTGACTCCACTGTTGAACCTCAAGCCtgtagaagaaggaaggaaggcaaagGAGGACAGTGGCAACAAACCCATGTCAAA aaaagaaatgattgCACAGCAGCGtgaatataaaaagaagaaagctttGAAAAAAGCACAGAGAATAAAAGAACTTGAACAAGAAAGAGAGGACCAGAAGGTAAAATGGCAACAGTTCAACAACAGAGCctattctaaaaacaaaaagggCCAG gTAAAGAGGAGTATTTTTGCTTCACCCGAGAGTGTAACTGGCAAAGTTGGAGTAGGAACTTGTGGAATTGCTGATAAACCTATGACACAGTATCAAGATACCTCTAAATACAATGTTAGGCATTTGATGCCTCAATAA
- the SMNDC1 gene encoding survival of motor neuron-related-splicing factor 30 isoform X1: MEVIELTKDLLSTQPSETLASSDNFASTQPTHSWKVGDKCMAIWSEDGQCYEAEIEEIDEENGTAAITFAGYGNAEVTPLLNLKPVEEGRKAKEDSGNKPMSKKEMIAQQREYKKKKALKKAQRIKELEQEREDQKVKWQQFNNRAYSKNKKGQVKRSIFASPESVTGKVGVGTCGIADKPMTQYQDTSKYNVRHLMPQ, from the exons ATG gaGGTTATTGAACTAACCAAAGACCTTCTGTCAACTCAGCCTTCTGAAACTCTGGCAAGTTCAGACAACTTTGCTTCTACTCAGCCCACTCATTCATGGAAAGTAGGAGACAAGTGTATGGCAATCTGGAGTGAAGATGGACA GTGTTATGAAGCGGAGATTGAGGAGATAGATGAGGAAAACGGCACCGCTGCAATCACTTTTGCTGGCTATGGCAATGCTGAAGTGACTCCACTGTTGAACCTCAAGCCtgtagaagaaggaaggaaggcaaagGAGGACAGTGGCAACAAACCCATGTCAAA aaaagaaatgattgCACAGCAGCGtgaatataaaaagaagaaagctttGAAAAAAGCACAGAGAATAAAAGAACTTGAACAAGAAAGAGAGGACCAGAAGGTAAAATGGCAACAGTTCAACAACAGAGCctattctaaaaacaaaaagggCCAG gTAAAGAGGAGTATTTTTGCTTCACCCGAGAGTGTAACTGGCAAAGTTGGAGTAGGAACTTGTGGAATTGCTGATAAACCTATGACACAGTATCAAGATACCTCTAAATACAATGTTAGGCATTTGATGCCTCAATAA